A single Merismopedia glauca CCAP 1448/3 DNA region contains:
- a CDS encoding cupin domain-containing protein: MEIQIERHPTSDKLEKLGVFNWSIWTKEVSEFPWSYDQTETCYFLAGEVTVTPKNGIPIKMAKGDLVTFPLGLFCTW; the protein is encoded by the coding sequence ATGGAAATTCAAATTGAACGCCATCCCACATCAGATAAACTCGAAAAATTGGGTGTTTTTAATTGGTCTATTTGGACTAAAGAAGTTTCAGAATTTCCTTGGAGTTACGATCAAACTGAAACTTGTTATTTTTTAGCTGGAGAAGTTACAGTAACGCCGAAAAATGGCATCCCGATTAAAATGGCTAAAGGTGATTTAGTTACTTTTCCCTTGGGTTTATTTTGTACTTGGA